In Haladaptatus cibarius D43, the sequence CACAGAGCGCCGACAGACCGACTGCGATGCCGATGTACGTCAGGGTAAAGAACAGCATCAACAGGAAGAACTTGGCGAACACGACAAAGTCAACGCTGTCGAGCATGACAACGCCCAGCACGCCAGCGACGCCGAACGCCAACAGCAGACCGACCGTGATAACCATCGAGCGACCGACGAACTTCCCGACGACGAGGTCGAATCGCGTATTCGGCAGTCCGAGCAGATATTTGATGCTCCCCGATTCACGCTCGCCAGCGATGGAGAGGTAGGCGACGATGAGCGCGCTCAGCGGAATGATGAAGATGCCAATGAGCGACATTAGCGCGAGCACGTCCGTCATCGCGCTCTGAGGGCTGTCGCCCGCGAAGTAGACGATGAGCGCCAACAGCAGGACGTACAGCGAGATGAGGCCCAACAACCCTTTCGAGCGTCGGGAATCGATGAAGTCCTTTTTCGCCACGGAAAGCCAGCTCATGCCGACACCTCCGCGGGAGATTCGGCTTTCTGGTCGGTCGATTCCTCGCCCCTCGTGTAGCTGTCGAACAGCTCTTCGAGCGAGGCCTGTTCGGATTCGATGTCCGCAATATTCGTCGCGGCGTCCACGCGCTTTACCACCTGTGCCTTCTTGCCGGGGTCGGAGAAGGATACGCGAAGCGTGGCGTCATCGACGGAAACGCTGGAGACGCCATCGATGCTTGACAAGTCGAGTTCGGTCGGGACGCGCGACACTTTCAGGATCAACTGTGAACTCGCACCGGTCAGTTCGCGGAGGCCTTCGACGGTGTTTTCAGCGACGAGTTGTCCGTTGTTCATGATTCCGACGCGGTCACAGGCCGCCTCGACTTCCGAGAGGATGTGGCTGGAGAAGAACACGGACGTACCGCGATCTGCCTCCGCGCGGATGAGTTCGCGCATTTCGCGGATTCCGTGGGGGTCGAGTCCGGAAGAGGGTTCGTCCAGAATGAGCAGGTCGGGGTCGCCGACCAGCGCGGAAGCCAGCGCGAGTCGCTGTGCCATTCCTTTCGAGTAGCCGCCGACTTTTCGGTCGGCGTCCTTTTGGGAGAGGCCGACTCGGTCGATGAGTTCCGGCGGACTTTCGTTCGCGCTTTTCGCGTCGATAGCGAAGTCAAGATGCTCGCGTGCAGTAAGTCGGTCGTAGAGGTCGTAGCCCTCCGGGAGGATGCCGATTCGATTGCGGATTGCTCGCGGTTCGTTCTGTGCGTCGTGTCCGAGAACCTCCGCGGTGCCCTCGCTCGGGCGCATGAAATCCAACAGCATGTTGATGGTCGTGGATTTCCCTGCCCCGTTGGGACCGAGGAAGCCGAAGATTTCGCCCTCTTCGACCGTGAGGTTCACGTCGCGGACTGCGACGACGTCGCCGAATCGCTTCGTGAGGGAGTTCGTTCTGATGGCGGCCATGTCGGGGGTTTCACAGGCGACCTACATGTGCTTTCTGTTCATTGACACGTCGTACCAATGGCACAGTTCGAGCAATACTTTTGACAACACGTCACGAGAACTCTGCATGACTGGCTTTGCTGTCCGACCTGCGGAGTCGGACGACGCCCCCGCCATCCGCCGCGTCGCCCGAGAGTCGTGGCACGCCGCCTACGACGACATCATCGGGGCCGATACGGTGGACGAAACCATCGACCAGTGGTACGATATCGAACGCCTCCGCGAGAGCGCGACCAACTCAGACCACGAGTTTTTCGTCGCGGAGCGCGAAGAAGGCGAGGAAATCGTCGGAATCGTTCATGCCGCACCGAGTTCGGACGAAAATGGAGTCTTCCAACTGCTTCGGATTTACGTCGTTTCCGACGAGTGGGGTTCGGGAATGGGCAGTCGGTTGTTAAGTCGTGTGGAGGAGCGACTGCGTGAGCGTGGCGGTGAGACGCTTCGGTTGACCGTGTTGGCGGACAACGACGTTGGCGTGGGATTTTACGAATCGCGCGATTTCGAGCGCGTGGAGGAGGGCGAAGCTACAGGGTTCGGTGTCGGAGAATACGTGTACGAAAAGACGTTGTAGTGGGGGTATGGATATTATAAGTAGGATGTGGGCGGGATGGTTTCGTCACAGATTTGAGTGAGTGTCGTTGGTGATATGCACCTTCAAATCTCGAATAGATGTCGTCAACAAGTCACGACAACACATGACCGCCACCGCAGGCCACAATCCTCCCCAACCGATTCCCGCCACTCGCTGCGCTCGTTCTGGTCATCCACTGTCAGAGCAAGTTCTGACAAGCCATTCGCTCGCTCCTCTGTCGCTCACGAAGACCTCGCGCGCTATCACTACAGGCCTTCGGAGGTGAGCTCCTCAGGCCTGTACCAGCACGCGCCACCGTGGTTTGTGAAAACTTTTGAAATATGAATTTCCACATGGCGCGTGGAGGCGCACCTCCGGTGCGCCCGCGCGAGGGACGACTGAACGAAGTGAGGGAGTCGGCTGGGGAGGGTGTGGCCGGGTGCGGGGCGGTTTCAGTGGAGTCGTGACTTGCTGACGACAAATTCGAATCGACAGACTTGACTCCGCTCCGAACACCATTCTGTTCGTTTCATCGCGTCTGTTGTCTGGAACCGAAATCACTGCGCTACACGTACTTTTCCAAAAACTCGGCAGTCTTCGTGTACGCCTCGATTCGATTGTCCAGTTTCGAGAAACCGTGGCCTTCGTCGGGGAAAATCAGCTTCTCGACCGGGATGCCCTGTTCCTTCGCTTCCTCCGCGATTTGTTCGGCCTCGCCCACCGGCACGCGCGGGTCGTTCGCGCCGTGAAGCACCAACAACGGCGCCTCGATGTTCCGAATGTTGTTGATGGGACTGATGGATTCCAAAAACTCCCGGTCGTCGGCAAGCGACCCGTACTCCGCCTCGCGGAGTTCGCGCCGCCAGTCGCCCGTGTTTTCGAGGAACGTGACGAAGTTGGCGATGCCGACGATGTCCACCCCGGCGGCCCAGAGGTCGGGATATTCGGTCAGCGCGGCGAGCACCATGAACCCGCCGTAGGAACCGCCCATGGCGACGATTCGGTCGGGGTCAACGACGCGCTGGTCGTGCAACCACTCGACTCCGGCTTTGATGTCCGCGACGGAATCCATCCGCTTTTCCACGTCGTCCAGATGGGTGTACTCCTTGCCGTAGCCCGACGACCCGCGGACGTTCGGTTCGAGGTAGGCGTAGCCGCGATTCAGGAAGTACTGCTTTGTCGGACTGAAGGAGGGCCGTCGCTGGGACTCCGGCCCGCCGTGGATGTCCACGATAACCGGGGTGTCGCCGACTTCCGCAGCCTCGGGAACCGAGAAGAAAGCCGGAATCGTTCTGCCATCGAAGCTCTCGAAACGGACGAGTTTGGGTGGGACGAACGTCTCCGGCGGGATTCCGCCGGCGGACGCTTCCGTCCAGCGTTCGGCCTCGCCCGTCTCTGTTTCCACGACGTAGACGTTCGTGTTATCCGTGCTCTCCGTGACGGTGAGGGTGAACCGCGCCGCATCGGGGTCGAAACTCACGCCGCCTGCGACTCCACGGGGAAGGTTCGGCGTCGGGAACTCGCGGATGGTCGTCTCGTCGGTCAGCCTGCCGACCGTGAGTTCGGTGTAACCGTCCTCGTTGCGCGAGTAGACGAGTCGGCCGGAATCCTCGTCGAGGGCGACGCCATCCACGTTCCAGTCGCCGCCTTCCTCCACGACTTCGAGTTCGGCCGAACCGAGGTCGAGGCGCGCGAGATACATCGTGTCGCTCCCCTCGTCCGTGACGAGGTAGAGCGCGTCGCCGTTCGGCCCCCAGTTGCTGCTGCGATAGCGAACGTGTCCTTCGTGCGGCGTTACGTGTTCGAGCTCGCCGGATTCGATGTCGAGGACGTGCAGGTCTTGGTCGAACGAGGAGTGGGCTTCGACGACCACCAACCGGTCGTCGTCGGGACTCCACCCAGCGAGGGAAAGCCAGCCGTCGCCTTCGTACACCAGTTCGGCGTCCTCGCCGACCGCATCTCGGTCTTGCACGTACACGTCGAAAACGGCGTTTTCACGCCGGTTCGACGTGAACGCGAACTGCGACCCGTCGGAGTTCCACCCACCCCAGCGATGTTTCGCCTCCGGCATATCCGTGAGTGGAGTGATGGTTTCGCCGGTTCCGCCGAGGCGAAACAACTGTTCGCGCTCGTTTCCGCCGTCGTCCATGCCGAAGATGAGTTCGTCGCGTTCCGGCGACCACGAGGCGAACGAAATTGGTTCGTCGTAAAACGTGAGCTGTTCGGGCCACGTTTCCGGTTCGTCCAGCCGCCACACTTGCGGAACGCCCGTCGTGTTCAGCAGAAAGCTCAGTCGTTCGCCATCTGGGCCGAAGGATGCAGTATGTGCGCTTCGGACGTTCAGATACCGCTCGAAATCATACGTCGTCATTGATACTTCGTTTCGATACGGGTGACAAAGTAGTTTGGCAAGCGGTAGCTATCGCGGGGCGGTGTTACCATCGGTTGGCGGGAAATGCCACTAGCCGAACTAGTCTAATA encodes:
- a CDS encoding ABC transporter ATP-binding protein — encoded protein: MAAIRTNSLTKRFGDVVAVRDVNLTVEEGEIFGFLGPNGAGKSTTINMLLDFMRPSEGTAEVLGHDAQNEPRAIRNRIGILPEGYDLYDRLTAREHLDFAIDAKSANESPPELIDRVGLSQKDADRKVGGYSKGMAQRLALASALVGDPDLLILDEPSSGLDPHGIREMRELIRAEADRGTSVFFSSHILSEVEAACDRVGIMNNGQLVAENTVEGLRELTGASSQLILKVSRVPTELDLSSIDGVSSVSVDDATLRVSFSDPGKKAQVVKRVDAATNIADIESEQASLEELFDSYTRGEESTDQKAESPAEVSA
- a CDS encoding S9 family peptidase, which translates into the protein MTTYDFERYLNVRSAHTASFGPDGERLSFLLNTTGVPQVWRLDEPETWPEQLTFYDEPISFASWSPERDELIFGMDDGGNEREQLFRLGGTGETITPLTDMPEAKHRWGGWNSDGSQFAFTSNRRENAVFDVYVQDRDAVGEDAELVYEGDGWLSLAGWSPDDDRLVVVEAHSSFDQDLHVLDIESGELEHVTPHEGHVRYRSSNWGPNGDALYLVTDEGSDTMYLARLDLGSAELEVVEEGGDWNVDGVALDEDSGRLVYSRNEDGYTELTVGRLTDETTIREFPTPNLPRGVAGGVSFDPDAARFTLTVTESTDNTNVYVVETETGEAERWTEASAGGIPPETFVPPKLVRFESFDGRTIPAFFSVPEAAEVGDTPVIVDIHGGPESQRRPSFSPTKQYFLNRGYAYLEPNVRGSSGYGKEYTHLDDVEKRMDSVADIKAGVEWLHDQRVVDPDRIVAMGGSYGGFMVLAALTEYPDLWAAGVDIVGIANFVTFLENTGDWRRELREAEYGSLADDREFLESISPINNIRNIEAPLLVLHGANDPRVPVGEAEQIAEEAKEQGIPVEKLIFPDEGHGFSKLDNRIEAYTKTAEFLEKYV
- a CDS encoding ABC transporter permease subunit; protein product: MSWLSVAKKDFIDSRRSKGLLGLISLYVLLLALIVYFAGDSPQSAMTDVLALMSLIGIFIIPLSALIVAYLSIAGERESGSIKYLLGLPNTRFDLVVGKFVGRSMVITVGLLLAFGVAGVLGVVMLDSVDFVVFAKFFLLMLFFTLTYIGIAVGLSALCASRSRAMASSVGVFFVFNVLWTVPTISPAAALRYVADDKLGMTLGPEIYELVFLISPPYAFQRAAGLVFTEQSIYFPRYITPQMNIPFYLEEWFMLVILGAWLVAPLAIGYLAFERADLG
- a CDS encoding GNAT family N-acetyltransferase; this encodes MTGFAVRPAESDDAPAIRRVARESWHAAYDDIIGADTVDETIDQWYDIERLRESATNSDHEFFVAEREEGEEIVGIVHAAPSSDENGVFQLLRIYVVSDEWGSGMGSRLLSRVEERLRERGGETLRLTVLADNDVGVGFYESRDFERVEEGEATGFGVGEYVYEKTL